A genome region from Verrucomicrobiaceae bacterium includes the following:
- a CDS encoding phenylacetate--CoA ligase family protein — translation MHLEDSLYPLLKLYERAPQPVKLLAGTVYRAIPASWRNGPAFPTFQREAREVENWDADAIRRYQTAAVRESLLAASKAPFYAKRFAEHGVDPSRFESLEQLSAYPLLTKDELLRERENLANPALRHERLPMTTGGSSGIPVGFDLHKGISRPKEQAYLDATWARCGYNVGDRVAVIRGGVTSTRADGTISYHDATRDWLVLSSYHLTAARLRDFAHELNRFQPKHLLCYPSAALMLMQLGIKLDFPLTSLLCGSEKLSAEAQRLLEAYFKVPVMHWYGHSERVVLAAQRPGSTALYFWPTYGYVEFGEADAEGNREIIGTSFHNHVMPLIRYRTGDFAKVAESASWRVVEAITGRDYEFLISRTGRRISLTAINMHDDIFEGLLAVQFHQHQPGEAECHLLPSPNWSRECEAVIHSGLMQKLGDDFTLTLRVTDHVEQTSAGKHRWLVTTLQSSTDYADFTDAASASGLSQSV, via the coding sequence ATGCACCTCGAAGACAGCCTCTATCCGCTCCTGAAGCTCTATGAGCGTGCGCCGCAGCCCGTGAAGCTGCTCGCGGGCACGGTCTATCGCGCCATACCGGCCTCGTGGCGGAATGGGCCGGCGTTTCCGACGTTTCAGCGGGAAGCTCGTGAAGTCGAAAACTGGGACGCAGACGCGATTCGTCGCTACCAGACCGCAGCGGTGCGTGAATCGCTCCTCGCGGCTTCAAAGGCACCTTTTTATGCCAAGCGCTTCGCCGAGCATGGCGTCGATCCATCGCGGTTTGAGTCGCTGGAGCAGCTTTCGGCCTATCCGCTGCTCACCAAGGACGAATTGCTCCGTGAACGCGAAAACCTCGCCAATCCCGCTTTGCGTCATGAACGCCTCCCCATGACCACCGGCGGCTCCAGCGGCATTCCAGTCGGTTTTGATCTGCATAAAGGCATCAGCAGGCCCAAAGAGCAGGCCTACCTCGACGCCACCTGGGCACGCTGCGGCTACAATGTCGGTGACCGCGTCGCCGTCATTCGTGGCGGCGTCACCTCCACCCGTGCGGACGGCACCATCAGCTACCACGACGCCACACGCGACTGGCTCGTGCTTTCCTCCTACCACCTCACCGCCGCACGTCTCCGCGACTTTGCACACGAGCTGAACCGCTTTCAGCCAAAGCATCTGCTCTGCTATCCCAGCGCCGCGCTCATGCTCATGCAGTTGGGCATCAAACTCGACTTTCCGCTCACCTCCTTGCTCTGCGGCTCGGAAAAACTCAGCGCCGAAGCGCAGCGCCTGCTTGAGGCTTACTTCAAAGTGCCCGTCATGCACTGGTATGGTCACAGCGAGCGAGTCGTGCTCGCCGCACAGCGCCCTGGCAGCACCGCGCTATATTTTTGGCCAACGTACGGCTACGTCGAGTTCGGCGAGGCCGATGCGGAGGGCAATCGCGAGATCATCGGCACTTCGTTTCACAACCACGTCATGCCGCTCATCCGCTACCGCACCGGCGACTTCGCCAAAGTGGCCGAATCTGCCTCGTGGCGTGTCGTCGAGGCCATCACCGGTCGTGATTACGAATTCCTCATCAGCCGCACCGGTCGCCGCATCTCCCTCACCGCCATCAACATGCACGACGACATTTTTGAGGGCCTGCTCGCCGTGCAGTTCCATCAGCACCAACCCGGTGAGGCCGAATGTCACCTCCTTCCCTCTCCAAACTGGTCCCGCGAATGCGAAGCCGTCATCCACAGCGGCCTGATGCAAAAACTCGGCGATGATTTCACGCTCACCCTCCGCGTCACCGATCACGTCGAACAAACCAGCGCAGGCAAACACCGCTGGCTCGTGACCACACTCCAATCATCCACAGATTACGCAGATTTCACAGATGCAGCCTCAGCGTCAGGCCTCAGCCAATCTGTGTAA
- the larB gene encoding nickel pincer cofactor biosynthesis protein LarB, with protein sequence MNEARLRDLLSQVSQGKLAAEAALERLRTLPFTEVGDVLTDTHRLIRQGFPEAVFAEGKTLTQITDALTALLAANGSALATRVSAEIAAELSQRFPAGQYDGVSRLYRIGQMERDIPLAPILVISAGTSDQLVAEEAAQTLEFAGVKVTRVSDVGVAGLHRLLSKLDLIRSASLIIAVAGMDGALPSVIGGLVAAPVIAVPTSVRYGASLGGVAALLTMLNSCASGLTVVNIDNGYGAAIAALRVLR encoded by the coding sequence GCTGCGCGATCTGCTTTCCCAAGTCAGTCAGGGCAAACTGGCTGCGGAAGCTGCGCTCGAGCGCCTTCGCACGCTTCCCTTCACCGAAGTGGGTGACGTGCTGACGGATACGCACCGCCTGATCCGCCAGGGCTTCCCTGAGGCGGTTTTTGCCGAGGGGAAAACACTCACTCAGATCACTGACGCTCTCACTGCGCTGCTCGCCGCGAATGGCAGTGCCCTAGCCACGCGAGTCAGTGCAGAAATCGCCGCTGAGCTCTCCCAGCGCTTCCCCGCCGGCCAGTATGATGGTGTTTCTCGCCTCTACCGAATCGGCCAAATGGAGCGAGACATTCCACTCGCTCCCATCCTTGTCATCAGTGCAGGGACGAGCGACCAACTAGTCGCCGAAGAGGCTGCGCAGACGCTGGAGTTCGCCGGGGTCAAAGTCACCCGCGTGAGTGACGTCGGTGTCGCTGGTTTGCACCGTCTGCTTTCCAAGTTAGACCTCATACGCAGTGCCAGTCTCATCATCGCCGTTGCAGGCATGGATGGTGCCCTTCCCAGCGTCATCGGTGGCCTCGTCGCCGCACCGGTGATCGCCGTGCCGACAAGCGTACGCTATGGAGCGAGCCTTGGCGGCGTCGCCGCGCTGCTCACCATGCTGAACTCCTGCGCCAGTGGCCTCACTGTCGTCAATATCGACAACGGCTACGGTGCCGCCATCGCTGCACTGCGAGTGCTTCGCTAA